GGGCAGGCTGATGGCGGTGTCGCTGCGGTCCGGCGACGTGCGGATCCTGATCAGCCAGGACAATGGCGACAAGGGATTGGACCGGGCGAAGGGCGAGGGGTTCTCGCTGATGATCACCACCAGGCAGGACATCGACCCGCTCGCGGCGGCAATCAAGGCGCGTGGCGGCACGCTGGAGATGGAGCCGGCCACCATGCCCTGGGGGCCACGCATCTTCCGGCTGCGCGACCCGGACGGCTTCCGGTTGGCGATCTCGTCGCCGTAGCGCCGGGAGCGGCCGGAATCCTATACTCT
This sequence is a window from Longimicrobium sp.. Protein-coding genes within it:
- a CDS encoding VOC family protein, with the translated sequence MANAPLAAPPDGLQAVALTASLTTPDLQASLAWYHEVVGFAIDQRHEREGRLMAVSLRSGDVRILISQDNGDKGLDRAKGEGFSLMITTRQDIDPLAAAIKARGGTLEMEPATMPWGPRIFRLRDPDGFRLAISSP